A genome region from Solirubrobacter pauli includes the following:
- a CDS encoding LuxR C-terminal-related transcriptional regulator: MREALVSPDWPLVGRDQELTAIARARSEGHWGVVVSADAGTGKSRLGREALAAFERDGAMTEWVQATRSAAMIPLGAFARLLPDSVRSDQAFNLLRDSARALEEQAAGRPIVLGVDDAQRLDPASAALVLHLASRAGVFVVATIRTGEPCPDAIVALHKDGHALRLELAPLGDAALRSMVETALDGPVEEAAYRWIVDRSQGNPLYARELVTGALAGGQLVDDRGLWRLAGRPAVAASLIELVGHRMDELSGEQRAPAELLALAEPLRLTEIEGLTSYDALADAEARGLIALDTGGDVRLAHPLYGDILRAAMPTLRCRALRLRLAAALQERRPMAPDDALRVVRLLLDAGAPIPPQLLVDAARAANLAGDPELGAQLGELAVADGGGLDAVLALARANAIRGRFDEAEAALDAVEAEVPGHPAAVAYLEQRVRILYWGIGDRGATEALLTRAAAWVDRPWRLALRMPIAVAADLAGTIAEAEATLAGDLEPESRRVLETRLAMALFYAGRWTDARRLAHRHRPPIPLQDYTALMTLPAYRMVGAESGIDWPDLAADLKRALAESIRCHDHEAAAQAAVGLAHLDFFAARFCDAERWLAEAELHFEREDAFGLIADVHMLRIGIAAATRDAAGVEEPLRRLRAHAGRDRPQPLARAAYVARAEGWAAWVRNPQLGAAQLLEGAQAFAADMPGFTLLIGHDALVAGASASRVAALLTEARPGCAAPLLDAYAAHAEAAAARDGDAVLAVADTFARIGATFYALQAATRAAACFVEDGRQDSARRAAARVRELHVAGQGTEPPVIDGLDGSAVSLTAREAQLVDLARQGLSNADIADRLVLSVRTVESHLYRAMQKLGVRDRRDL; the protein is encoded by the coding sequence GTGCGTGAGGCACTGGTGAGCCCCGATTGGCCGCTCGTCGGTCGCGACCAGGAGCTGACGGCGATCGCTCGGGCGCGCTCAGAAGGGCATTGGGGCGTCGTCGTCAGTGCCGACGCCGGGACCGGCAAGTCGCGGCTCGGCCGCGAGGCGCTGGCCGCGTTCGAACGCGACGGAGCGATGACGGAGTGGGTGCAGGCCACGCGCAGCGCGGCGATGATCCCGCTCGGCGCGTTCGCGCGCCTGCTCCCGGACTCCGTGCGCTCCGACCAGGCGTTCAACCTGCTGCGCGACTCCGCGCGCGCCCTCGAGGAGCAGGCGGCAGGGCGGCCGATCGTCCTCGGCGTCGACGACGCCCAGCGCCTGGATCCCGCGTCGGCCGCGCTGGTCCTGCACCTGGCCTCGCGCGCCGGCGTGTTCGTCGTCGCCACGATCCGGACGGGTGAGCCGTGTCCGGACGCGATCGTCGCGCTGCACAAGGACGGTCACGCGCTCCGCCTGGAGCTCGCACCGCTCGGCGACGCCGCCCTCCGGTCCATGGTGGAGACGGCGCTCGACGGCCCGGTGGAGGAAGCGGCGTACCGCTGGATCGTCGACCGCAGCCAGGGGAACCCGCTGTACGCGCGCGAGCTGGTGACCGGCGCGCTGGCCGGCGGCCAGCTGGTCGACGACCGCGGTCTCTGGCGGCTCGCCGGCCGCCCGGCCGTCGCGGCCTCGCTGATCGAGCTCGTGGGCCACCGGATGGACGAGCTCAGCGGCGAGCAGCGCGCGCCGGCCGAGCTGCTCGCGCTGGCGGAGCCGTTGCGGCTGACCGAGATCGAGGGCCTCACGTCCTACGACGCGCTCGCCGACGCCGAGGCCCGTGGCCTGATCGCGCTCGACACGGGCGGCGACGTCCGGCTCGCGCACCCGCTCTACGGCGACATCCTGCGCGCCGCGATGCCGACGCTCCGCTGCCGCGCGCTGCGGCTGCGCCTGGCGGCCGCGCTGCAGGAACGCCGCCCGATGGCCCCCGACGACGCGTTGCGCGTCGTTCGGCTGCTGCTGGACGCCGGTGCGCCGATCCCGCCGCAGCTGCTGGTGGACGCGGCGCGTGCGGCCAACCTCGCCGGCGACCCCGAGCTCGGTGCGCAGCTCGGCGAGCTGGCCGTGGCCGACGGCGGCGGCTTGGACGCCGTCCTCGCACTCGCCCGCGCGAACGCGATCCGCGGTCGCTTCGACGAGGCCGAGGCCGCGCTGGATGCGGTCGAGGCCGAGGTGCCCGGCCACCCCGCGGCGGTGGCCTACCTCGAGCAGCGGGTGCGGATCCTGTACTGGGGGATCGGCGACCGCGGCGCGACGGAAGCGCTGCTCACGCGCGCCGCCGCATGGGTGGACCGGCCTTGGCGGCTCGCGCTGCGGATGCCGATCGCCGTCGCCGCCGACCTGGCCGGGACGATCGCCGAGGCGGAGGCCACGCTGGCCGGCGACCTGGAGCCCGAGAGCCGCCGGGTGCTGGAGACGCGGCTCGCGATGGCGCTGTTCTACGCCGGCCGCTGGACCGACGCGCGCAGGCTCGCCCACCGGCACCGGCCGCCGATCCCCCTCCAGGACTACACGGCCCTGATGACGCTGCCGGCCTACCGGATGGTCGGTGCCGAGTCCGGGATCGACTGGCCCGACCTGGCCGCCGATCTCAAGCGCGCGCTGGCCGAGAGCATTCGCTGCCATGACCACGAGGCCGCGGCGCAGGCGGCGGTGGGCCTCGCCCACCTGGACTTCTTCGCCGCGCGCTTCTGCGACGCCGAGCGCTGGCTCGCCGAGGCCGAGCTGCACTTCGAGCGCGAGGACGCGTTCGGGCTGATCGCCGACGTCCACATGCTGCGCATCGGGATCGCCGCCGCCACGCGCGACGCCGCCGGCGTCGAGGAGCCGTTGCGGCGGCTGCGCGCGCACGCGGGACGGGACCGTCCGCAGCCGCTGGCGCGTGCCGCCTACGTCGCGCGGGCCGAAGGGTGGGCGGCCTGGGTGCGCAACCCGCAGCTGGGCGCGGCGCAGCTGCTCGAGGGCGCGCAGGCCTTCGCCGCCGACATGCCGGGCTTCACGCTGCTGATCGGCCACGACGCGCTGGTCGCCGGCGCGTCCGCATCGCGCGTCGCCGCGCTGCTCACGGAGGCCCGGCCCGGCTGCGCCGCGCCGCTGCTGGACGCGTACGCCGCGCACGCCGAAGCGGCGGCCGCGCGCGACGGGGACGCCGTGCTCGCCGTTGCCGACACGTTCGCGCGGATCGGCGCGACGTTCTACGCGCTGCAGGCGGCCACGCGCGCGGCGGCCTGCTTCGTCGAGGACGGCCGGCAGGACTCCGCGCGCCGCGCCGCCGCCCGGGTACGTGAGCTGCACGTCGCCGGGCAGGGCACCGAGCCGCCGGTGATCGACGGCCTCGACGGCTCCGCGGTGTCGCTGACCGCTCGCGAGGCCCAGCTCGTCGACCTCGCCCGCCAGGGCCTGTCGAACGCCGACATCGCCGACCGGCTCGTGCTCTCGGTCCGCACGGTCGAGTCGCACCTGTACCGCGCGATGCAGAAGCTCGGCGTCCGCGACCGCCGCGACCTGTGA
- a CDS encoding alpha/beta hydrolase family protein produces the protein MDFTTDTFREGFDALLAAAAAGAADLGEVLETSARVEDGDADSWLREWTAAGGVAWAEANRRQDARRYLHAATYYAAPLPLIGDTDGSVSETALWRRQRTCWERAVELFGGERIALPYERATLPGFFFRAAGAGRRPLVIVDHGGREATSQAWAREGAAAHARGYHWMTFDGPGRQAALVEQGLVLRPDWEAVMTPVLDALIARDDVDSTRIAAVGVEHAGYGVARALAFEHRFVAAVADPGVLDVSTLWTDALPARAHEALVAGAREHFNREMHLAGLFDPAANALLRGRGRWYGLVGRTPFDLYSRVREFRLDDELERITTPILVREDPDERRWPGQARTLFDRLPTGGHLLGAVDPFDWLDRILTP, from the coding sequence ATGGACTTCACCACCGACACCTTCCGGGAGGGCTTCGACGCGCTCCTGGCAGCCGCTGCCGCGGGCGCCGCGGATCTCGGGGAGGTGTTGGAGACCTCCGCCCGTGTCGAGGACGGTGACGCGGACTCGTGGCTGCGCGAGTGGACCGCCGCCGGCGGCGTCGCGTGGGCCGAGGCGAACCGCCGCCAGGACGCCCGCCGCTACCTGCACGCGGCCACGTACTACGCGGCGCCGCTGCCACTGATCGGCGACACCGACGGCTCGGTCTCCGAGACGGCGCTGTGGCGCCGTCAGCGCACCTGCTGGGAACGCGCCGTCGAGCTGTTCGGCGGCGAGCGGATCGCGCTGCCGTACGAGCGCGCGACGCTGCCCGGCTTTTTCTTCCGCGCGGCGGGCGCGGGCCGCCGGCCGCTCGTGATCGTCGATCACGGCGGACGCGAAGCGACGTCGCAGGCCTGGGCTCGCGAAGGCGCCGCTGCACACGCCCGCGGCTACCACTGGATGACCTTCGACGGCCCGGGGCGCCAGGCGGCGCTCGTCGAGCAGGGGCTCGTGCTGCGGCCCGACTGGGAGGCCGTCATGACGCCGGTGCTCGACGCGCTGATCGCCCGCGACGACGTCGACAGCACGCGCATCGCGGCCGTCGGGGTCGAGCACGCCGGCTACGGCGTCGCCCGCGCCCTCGCGTTCGAACACCGGTTCGTCGCGGCGGTCGCCGATCCCGGCGTCCTCGACGTCTCGACGCTCTGGACGGATGCTCTGCCGGCGCGCGCCCACGAGGCGCTGGTCGCGGGCGCCCGCGAGCACTTCAACCGCGAGATGCACCTCGCGGGTCTGTTCGACCCGGCCGCGAACGCCCTGCTCCGCGGTCGCGGCCGTTGGTACGGGCTGGTCGGGCGGACGCCGTTCGACCTCTACTCGCGCGTCCGCGAGTTCCGGCTCGACGACGAGCTGGAACGCATCACCACCCCCATCCTCGTCCGCGAGGACCCCGACGAACGCCGCTGGCCTGGCCAGGCACGCACGCTCTTCGACCGCCTGCCGACCGGTGGGCATCTGCTTGGCGCCGTCGACCCCTTCGACTGGCTCGACCGCATCCTCACCCCGTAA
- a CDS encoding DMT family transporter, whose product MLSISLALGAALLYAVGSALQQRVAVEHTSTLGLLRRPRWLAGIAADVFGFLAQAAALTVGRLAVVQPLLVSTVVFALPLERRRVARREALAAVAVLAGLAVFVTLADPAGGHRDAAPAAWVAIFGACAVAVLGLRGGAVRIGCATGVLFGVSAALTKVVVADHTLLDWHLVALAVVGAASLERSQASLRAGSLGIAVGAQMAFDALTSVLIGVLAFGERLHTSPPLVVAALVALGVALGGILGLARAT is encoded by the coding sequence ATGCTCTCCATCTCGCTCGCGCTCGGCGCCGCGCTGCTCTACGCCGTCGGCTCCGCGCTGCAGCAGCGCGTGGCGGTCGAGCACACCTCGACGCTCGGCCTGCTGCGGCGGCCGCGCTGGCTCGCCGGGATCGCCGCCGACGTGTTCGGGTTCCTCGCGCAGGCCGCGGCGCTGACCGTCGGCCGGCTCGCCGTGGTGCAGCCGCTGCTGGTGTCGACGGTCGTGTTCGCGCTCCCACTCGAGCGCCGGCGGGTGGCACGCCGCGAGGCGCTGGCGGCGGTCGCCGTCCTGGCCGGGTTGGCGGTGTTCGTCACGCTGGCCGACCCGGCGGGCGGGCACCGCGACGCTGCGCCGGCCGCGTGGGTGGCGATCTTCGGGGCGTGCGCCGTCGCCGTCCTCGGCCTGCGCGGCGGCGCCGTCAGGATCGGCTGCGCGACCGGCGTCCTGTTCGGCGTCAGCGCCGCGCTGACCAAGGTGGTCGTCGCCGACCACACACTCCTCGATTGGCACCTGGTCGCGCTGGCGGTCGTCGGCGCCGCGAGCCTCGAGCGCTCGCAGGCCTCGCTGCGCGCCGGTTCGCTCGGCATCGCGGTCGGCGCCCAGATGGCCTTCGACGCGCTGACGAGCGTGCTGATCGGCGTGCTCGCCTTCGGCGAGCGCCTGCACACGAGCCCGCCGCTGGTCGTCGCGGCGCTCGTCGCGCTGGGCGTCGCGCTGGGCGGCATCCTCGGCCTCGCGAGGGCCACGTGA
- a CDS encoding phenylacetate--CoA ligase family protein: MPTTTIEAPLRSALHELQLRRLRTALARREVAVPVETLADLRRVPFTTKDDLRAQYPLGMMTVPTDELARLHSSSGTSGRPTIVGHTYRDLEIWADLMARSLEAAGVRPGTIVHNAYPYGLTTGGFGFQQGAERLGATVVPAAGAPLEVQAALIRDLGAQVLCCSPSFAAQLADVLGDSALEIGLFGGEMWTPRLGRRLEAALGLKALNTYGLSEVIGPGVASECHLGCGMHVNEDHFLVEVVDPATLEPLGDDALGELVITTLTREAMPLIRYRTGDLTSLTTQPCACGRVTARLHSLLGRRADSLGGLFPSQIEEVLLAEPGAGLTYQIVVGPSQLELRCEPVDRSVDPSALADRIAAALRKQLGLDPVVFVAPPGSLPRSPGKAVRVVHA; this comes from the coding sequence ATGCCAACGACCACCATCGAAGCCCCGCTGCGCTCGGCTCTGCACGAGCTGCAGCTGCGGCGGCTGCGCACGGCGCTCGCCCGGCGTGAAGTCGCCGTCCCCGTCGAGACGCTCGCCGACCTGCGCCGGGTCCCCTTCACCACGAAGGACGACCTGCGCGCCCAGTACCCGCTCGGGATGATGACCGTGCCCACCGACGAGCTCGCGCGGCTGCACTCCTCCAGCGGGACGAGCGGCCGGCCGACGATCGTCGGCCACACCTACCGAGACCTCGAGATCTGGGCCGACCTGATGGCCCGCAGCCTCGAAGCCGCCGGTGTGCGTCCCGGGACGATCGTGCACAACGCCTATCCCTACGGGCTCACGACCGGCGGCTTCGGCTTCCAGCAGGGCGCCGAGCGCCTGGGCGCGACGGTCGTGCCCGCCGCGGGCGCGCCGCTCGAGGTGCAGGCCGCGCTCATCCGCGACCTGGGCGCGCAGGTGCTCTGCTGCTCGCCGTCGTTCGCCGCCCAGCTCGCCGACGTGCTCGGCGACAGTGCGCTGGAGATCGGCCTGTTCGGCGGCGAGATGTGGACGCCGAGGCTGGGCCGGCGGCTCGAAGCGGCGCTCGGCCTCAAAGCGCTCAACACCTACGGGCTGAGCGAGGTCATCGGGCCGGGCGTGGCGAGCGAGTGCCACCTCGGTTGCGGCATGCACGTCAACGAGGACCACTTCCTCGTCGAGGTCGTCGATCCGGCGACGCTCGAGCCGCTCGGCGACGACGCGCTCGGCGAGCTCGTCATCACGACGCTCACGCGCGAGGCGATGCCCCTGATCCGCTACCGGACGGGCGACCTCACCTCGCTCACGACGCAACCGTGCGCGTGCGGCCGGGTGACGGCTCGCCTGCACTCGTTGCTCGGCCGCCGCGCCGACTCGCTCGGCGGGCTGTTCCCCTCGCAGATCGAGGAGGTCCTGCTCGCGGAGCCCGGCGCCGGGCTGACCTACCAGATCGTCGTCGGTCCCTCGCAGCTCGAGCTGCGCTGCGAGCCCGTCGACCGCTCCGTCGACCCCTCGGCGCTCGCCGACCGCATCGCGGCGGCGCTGCGCAAGCAGCTCGGCCTGGACCCGGTCGTCTTCGTCGCACCCCCGGGCTCGCTCCCCCGCTCGCCCGGCAAGGCCGTCCGCGTCGTCCACGCGTAG
- the lysS gene encoding lysine--tRNA ligase codes for MTALGTPTRYERDHTAADLHGRFAGLEPDACTNVSVRVAGRLMLIRRHGGLVFATLHDQTGDVQVMVSRAMDAFADAEGLDRGDWIGVAGTVITTHTGELTVQADEIRLLAKAHRALPDKHRGLVDPELRLRERHLDLIANPATRHVFDVRSAVVSSVRSTLIERGFTEVETPVLEASAGGATARPFTTHHNALDTDFYLRIALELPLKRLVVGGFERVFEIGRVFRNEGIDTSHNPEFTLLEAYQAFADYEDMMELVETIVARAALAATGSTRVGGIDLAPPWRRVTMAELVAEHAGVAMHPSMPLAEARAICDELGILYETGWGAGKLMAEVFEATAEHTLIEPTFVLDHPREISPLARAHRDDPHLTERFEAFVGGRELANAYSELNDPVDQRARFEAEGFVDESYVRALECGLPPTGGLGIGIDRLVMLIADVPSIRDVILFPALRPERGEVQGEPEPATALEVDAEPPIRRPRLPRVLGAVTGLAGASLVAEHAFGSVDHVPTAVIGVLLVVLATGLWAARRRAWTAAVILTAMIAALRSSDPQVLFPAVALLVTLVWHRRAFDVRRRRRAGATTDADRERARALVLAHGTGTLDYFALRPDKQYFFTRAGDAMLAYRTMAGHALVSGDPVGPPEAHERLLGEFLDHCRRHGRRAAFLGAREADLPLYRRHGLRSVYLGDEAVVRCDAFTLENKSVRTAVNRVGRQCSFRLMREVDAPEPLRDALNALRERWRDGAQERGFTMELGGGVRGEDPELLLAVAFATNGRPLGFLRLVPCCGSEPGWSLDLMQHDPDAPNGMTEYLIAMTATELHGRGDKRLSLNFATWGRLFAQDARLSVPERAQRRLAHVLNPYFQIESLRDFNAKFDPEWVPRSIVVQDPEDLPWVGVLYAAVEGFIALPRRGR; via the coding sequence ATGACCGCTCTCGGGACACCCACGCGCTATGAGCGCGACCACACCGCAGCCGATCTGCACGGCCGCTTCGCCGGCCTGGAACCGGACGCGTGCACGAACGTCTCCGTCCGGGTCGCCGGCCGGCTGATGCTGATCCGGCGCCACGGCGGCCTGGTGTTCGCCACCCTGCACGACCAGACCGGCGACGTCCAGGTCATGGTCTCGCGCGCGATGGACGCGTTCGCGGACGCCGAAGGGCTCGACCGCGGCGACTGGATCGGCGTCGCGGGCACCGTGATCACCACGCACACGGGCGAGCTGACCGTGCAGGCGGACGAGATCCGCCTGCTCGCCAAGGCACACCGGGCGCTGCCGGACAAGCACCGTGGCCTGGTCGACCCCGAGCTGCGGCTGCGCGAGCGTCACCTCGACCTGATCGCCAACCCCGCGACGCGACACGTCTTCGACGTGCGCTCGGCCGTCGTCTCCTCGGTGCGCTCGACGCTCATCGAGCGCGGCTTCACCGAGGTCGAGACGCCGGTGCTGGAGGCGTCGGCCGGCGGGGCGACCGCCCGGCCGTTCACGACCCACCACAACGCCCTCGACACCGACTTCTACCTGCGGATCGCCCTGGAGCTGCCGCTGAAGCGCCTGGTGGTCGGCGGCTTCGAGCGCGTGTTCGAGATCGGCCGGGTCTTCCGCAACGAAGGCATCGATACCTCGCACAACCCCGAGTTCACGCTGCTGGAGGCCTACCAGGCCTTCGCGGACTACGAGGACATGATGGAGCTGGTCGAGACGATCGTCGCCCGCGCCGCGCTGGCCGCCACCGGCAGCACCCGCGTGGGCGGCATCGACCTCGCCCCGCCCTGGCGACGGGTGACGATGGCCGAGCTCGTGGCCGAGCACGCCGGCGTGGCGATGCACCCGTCGATGCCGCTGGCGGAGGCGCGCGCGATCTGCGACGAGCTCGGGATCCTGTACGAGACCGGGTGGGGGGCCGGCAAGCTGATGGCCGAGGTCTTCGAGGCCACGGCCGAGCACACGCTGATCGAGCCGACGTTCGTGCTCGACCACCCGCGGGAGATCTCCCCGCTGGCCCGTGCCCACCGAGACGATCCGCACCTGACCGAGCGCTTCGAGGCCTTCGTCGGCGGTCGCGAGCTCGCCAACGCCTACAGCGAGCTCAACGACCCCGTCGATCAGCGCGCGCGCTTCGAGGCCGAGGGCTTCGTGGACGAGAGCTACGTGCGCGCGCTCGAGTGCGGGCTGCCGCCGACGGGTGGGCTCGGGATCGGCATCGATCGGCTCGTGATGCTGATCGCGGACGTGCCGAGCATCCGCGACGTGATCCTGTTCCCGGCCCTGCGGCCGGAGCGGGGCGAGGTGCAGGGGGAGCCCGAGCCGGCAACGGCTCTCGAGGTCGACGCCGAGCCGCCGATCCGTCGCCCGCGGCTGCCACGCGTCCTCGGCGCGGTCACCGGCCTGGCGGGCGCGAGCCTCGTGGCCGAGCATGCCTTCGGCTCCGTCGACCACGTCCCGACGGCGGTCATCGGCGTGCTGCTCGTCGTCCTCGCCACCGGCCTGTGGGCCGCGCGTCGGCGGGCGTGGACAGCCGCGGTGATCCTCACGGCCATGATCGCGGCACTGCGGTCCTCGGATCCGCAGGTCCTGTTCCCGGCCGTGGCGCTGCTCGTGACGCTCGTCTGGCACCGCCGCGCGTTCGACGTCCGCCGACGGCGCCGAGCGGGGGCGACGACCGACGCCGATCGCGAGCGCGCCCGCGCGCTGGTGCTCGCGCACGGCACCGGCACGCTGGACTACTTCGCGCTGCGCCCGGACAAGCAGTACTTCTTCACGCGCGCCGGGGACGCGATGCTCGCCTACCGGACCATGGCCGGGCACGCGTTGGTCTCCGGTGACCCCGTCGGGCCGCCCGAGGCGCACGAACGGCTGCTGGGCGAGTTCCTCGACCACTGCCGCCGGCATGGACGGCGCGCGGCGTTCCTCGGCGCGCGTGAGGCGGACCTGCCGCTGTACCGGCGCCACGGGCTGCGCTCGGTGTACCTGGGCGACGAGGCCGTGGTGCGCTGCGACGCCTTCACGTTGGAGAACAAGAGCGTGCGGACGGCGGTCAACCGCGTCGGCCGCCAGTGCAGCTTCCGCCTGATGCGCGAGGTCGATGCGCCCGAGCCGTTGCGTGACGCGCTGAACGCGCTGCGCGAGCGGTGGCGCGACGGCGCGCAGGAGCGCGGCTTCACGATGGAGCTGGGCGGCGGCGTGCGCGGCGAGGACCCGGAGCTGCTGCTCGCGGTCGCGTTCGCCACCAACGGACGCCCGCTCGGGTTCCTGCGGCTCGTGCCGTGCTGTGGGAGCGAGCCCGGCTGGTCGCTGGACCTCATGCAGCACGACCCGGACGCGCCGAACGGGATGACCGAGTACCTGATCGCCATGACGGCGACCGAGCTGCACGGACGCGGCGACAAGCGCCTGTCCCTGAACTTCGCCACCTGGGGCCGCCTGTTCGCGCAGGACGCGCGGCTGAGCGTGCCCGAGCGGGCGCAGCGCCGGCTCGCGCACGTGCTCAACCCGTACTTCCAGATCGAGTCGCTGCGCGACTTCAACGCGAAGTTCGACCCGGAGTGGGTGCCGCGCTCGATCGTCGTCCAGGACCCCGAGGACCTTCCGTGGGTCGGCGTGCTCTACGCCGCCGTCGAAGGGTTCATCGCGTTGCCGCGGCGCGGGCGCTGA
- a CDS encoding helix-turn-helix transcriptional regulator, producing MTAAGAWPLVGRDAELERIAGARRRGDCPGVVVHAPAGAGKSRLAREAQSAAADEGLPVYWVQATRSASTIPLGAFAGVVPEDVRSDDTLELLRRSADALRRRARDRRVVLGVDDAQLLDPVSAALVLHLASSEAAFIVATVRAGEPVPDAIQSLWKDAGAPRLELGRLDDDAIAVLVEAGLGGPVERQAIEWVIGAGEGNPLFARELVLGALEAGTLVNTGGLWRLRRRPPVSDSLRELIGTRMAGLADDERLPVELLALTEPLRIEELTELAGLEPSVRAEMLGLIAIDTSADAARLAHPLYGETVRAELPALYAQSLRRRLADRLLARDPVTPETAMRVARLLLDAQQPVPAPLLVDAARAANEAGDPDFGARLAELALPGFEATLLLARAHFARKRFAEADALLATVDAEAEAAVSGDYVQQRVHTLYWGLRDADAARAFIARAGAWAHDGAWERRLAPLQDLLADRRGDFADTVRVTQAAIDGPETDPATRRGDEARQALAYLYTGEGTRAYELMRRLRPSVPFGYAETLAAGGFNLIAIETGEDLEDADAYAAGLLRDAVRVEDHAAAATAAFGLATTEFLRGRYRSSARWFDEAELHYDHQDTFAGMTVVHAFRVGIAAATGGDVTTPLERMREQFGPAGAWRHQVPYVERAEGWAAVARGEPDAAERFVHAADRSAKLPIFAVQLLYEAFRAGLDVRERMRAVAPRADSRLARACARHVAARSGAERLAVAAELAAMGALQYALEATVGAADAFQRAGDASGVRRAAARARELHQPDQGTPEPAIEGLPDGGADLTRREAQLVGLAREGLSNAEIADRLVVSVRTVESHLYRAMHKLGVGDRRDL from the coding sequence GTGACCGCGGCGGGCGCATGGCCCCTCGTCGGCCGCGACGCCGAGCTCGAGCGGATCGCCGGCGCGCGGCGCCGCGGCGACTGCCCCGGTGTCGTCGTGCACGCCCCGGCGGGCGCAGGCAAGTCGCGGCTGGCGCGGGAGGCGCAGTCCGCGGCCGCCGACGAGGGCCTGCCCGTGTACTGGGTCCAAGCGACGCGTAGCGCGTCGACGATCCCGCTCGGCGCGTTCGCGGGCGTCGTCCCGGAGGACGTGCGCTCCGACGACACGCTCGAGCTGCTGCGGCGCAGCGCCGACGCGTTGCGCCGCCGTGCGCGTGACCGGCGCGTCGTGCTGGGCGTCGACGACGCCCAGCTGCTCGACCCGGTGTCCGCCGCGCTCGTCCTGCACCTGGCCTCCAGCGAGGCGGCGTTCATCGTCGCGACGGTTCGCGCCGGCGAGCCGGTGCCCGACGCGATCCAGTCGCTGTGGAAGGACGCCGGCGCGCCGCGACTGGAGCTCGGGCGGCTCGACGACGACGCCATCGCCGTGCTGGTCGAGGCCGGTCTCGGAGGGCCGGTGGAGCGGCAGGCGATCGAGTGGGTGATCGGCGCCGGCGAGGGCAACCCGCTGTTCGCGCGCGAGCTCGTGCTCGGCGCCCTGGAGGCGGGCACGCTCGTCAACACCGGCGGCCTGTGGCGTCTGCGCCGGCGTCCGCCGGTGAGCGACTCGCTGCGCGAGCTGATCGGAACGCGGATGGCCGGCCTCGCGGACGACGAGCGGCTCCCCGTGGAGCTGCTCGCGCTCACCGAGCCGCTGCGGATCGAGGAGCTCACCGAGTTGGCCGGGCTCGAGCCGTCCGTACGAGCCGAGATGCTCGGGCTGATCGCGATCGACACCAGCGCGGACGCCGCCCGGCTCGCCCACCCCCTGTACGGCGAGACGGTGCGCGCCGAGCTCCCCGCGCTGTACGCGCAGAGCCTGCGGCGCCGCCTCGCTGACAGGCTTCTCGCGCGTGACCCGGTGACACCCGAGACGGCGATGCGGGTCGCGCGGCTGCTGCTCGACGCGCAGCAGCCCGTGCCGGCCCCGCTCCTGGTCGACGCCGCCCGCGCCGCCAACGAAGCCGGCGATCCCGACTTCGGCGCGCGCCTTGCCGAGCTGGCGCTGCCGGGCTTCGAGGCGACGCTGCTGCTCGCGCGCGCCCACTTCGCGCGCAAGCGGTTCGCGGAGGCCGACGCGCTGCTGGCCACGGTCGACGCGGAGGCGGAGGCCGCCGTCTCGGGCGACTACGTCCAGCAGCGCGTCCACACGCTCTACTGGGGCCTGCGCGACGCCGACGCGGCCCGAGCCTTCATCGCGCGTGCCGGCGCGTGGGCGCACGACGGCGCGTGGGAACGGCGGCTTGCCCCGCTGCAGGACCTGCTGGCGGATCGCCGGGGCGACTTCGCCGATACCGTGCGCGTGACCCAGGCGGCGATCGACGGGCCCGAGACGGACCCGGCCACCCGGCGCGGCGACGAGGCGCGGCAGGCACTCGCCTACCTGTACACGGGCGAGGGCACGCGCGCCTACGAGCTCATGCGGCGCCTGCGGCCGAGCGTGCCGTTCGGCTACGCGGAGACGCTGGCGGCCGGCGGCTTCAACCTGATCGCGATCGAGACCGGCGAGGACCTCGAGGACGCCGACGCCTACGCGGCCGGCCTGTTGCGCGACGCCGTCCGGGTCGAGGACCACGCGGCCGCCGCGACCGCCGCCTTCGGGCTGGCGACGACCGAGTTCCTGCGTGGCCGCTACCGCTCGTCCGCGCGCTGGTTCGACGAAGCGGAGCTGCACTACGACCACCAGGACACGTTCGCCGGCATGACCGTGGTCCACGCCTTCCGCGTCGGCATCGCCGCCGCCACCGGTGGGGACGTCACGACGCCGCTGGAGCGGATGCGCGAGCAGTTCGGGCCGGCGGGCGCCTGGCGCCACCAGGTCCCGTACGTCGAGCGCGCCGAGGGTTGGGCGGCCGTCGCCCGCGGCGAGCCGGATGCAGCCGAGCGGTTCGTGCACGCCGCCGACCGCAGCGCGAAGCTTCCGATCTTCGCGGTCCAGCTGCTGTATGAGGCGTTTCGCGCAGGGCTCGACGTCCGCGAGCGCATGCGGGCGGTCGCGCCGCGTGCCGACTCGCGGCTGGCGCGCGCCTGCGCCCGCCATGTCGCCGCGCGGTCGGGCGCCGAGCGGCTCGCGGTGGCCGCCGAGCTGGCGGCGATGGGCGCGCTGCAGTACGCGTTGGAGGCGACGGTCGGCGCCGCGGACGCCTTCCAGCGTGCGGGCGACGCGAGCGGCGTGCGCCGCGCCGCGGCCCGCGCCCGTGAGCTCCACCAGCCTGACCAGGGCACCCCGGAGCCGGCCATCGAGGGACTGCCCGACGGCGGCGCCGACCTGACCCGCCGCGAGGCGCAACTCGTCGGCCTCGCGCGCGAGGGGCTCTCGAACGCGGAGATCGCGGACCGTTTGGTCGTCTCCGTGCGTACGGTCGAGAGCCACCTCTACCGCGCGATGCACAAGCTCGGCGTCGGCGACCGCCGCGACCTCTAA